The Lathyrus oleraceus cultivar Zhongwan6 chromosome 5, CAAS_Psat_ZW6_1.0, whole genome shotgun sequence genome includes the window GACATCCCATGTATTAGTCCTTCCATGTGTATGCATAGGATTTTACTTGAGGACGGTGCTAAAACGGTAAGGCAGCCCCAAaggaggcttaatcctttgattcttgatgtgGTAAAGAAAGAGGTAACCAAACTCTTGCAAGCAGGTATCATTTATCCTATCTCTGACAGTAAATGGGTAAGCCGAGTGCAGGTTGTACCTAAGAAATCTGGACTCACAATGgtgaaaatgaaaagaatgaacttgtTCCCACTAGAGTTCAGAATAGCTGGAGAGTCTGTATTGATTACAGGAGGTTGAACCAAGCTACCagaaaggatcactttcctttgtcgttcattgaccaaatgcttgaacggcTAGCTGGTAAATCACATTACTGTTTTCTTTATGGTTTTTCAGGTTACTTTCAGATTCATATTGCACCTGAAGATTAAGAAAAGACCACTTTCACGTGCTCATTCGGTACATTTGCTTACAGGaggatgccttttggtctttgcAATGCTCCTGGCACTTTCCAGCGATGCATGATTAGTATTTCCTCTGAGTTTattgaaaattgcatggaagtgtttatggatgactttACTGTTTATGGTTCGTCTTTTGATGCATACTTGAGTTTGAATATGGTTTTAGAGAGATGCATCGAGACTGACCttgttttaaattatgaaaaatgtcattttatggttGAGCAGGGAATTGTTCTTGGTCACATAATTTCTGAAAAAGGAATTTTTGTTGACCCTGCTAAGATTGATATAATTTCTACATTGCCTTACCCTTCTTGTGTTCACGAGATTcgttcttttcttggtcatgcaggtttttacaggcgtttcatcaaggatttcagcaagatagctcttccgctgtcaaacttgttgaagaatgacGTCACTTTCAGTTTCGATGACAAATGCAAACAAGCGtttgacttcttgaagaaagcattgaCCTCCGATCCCATCATCCAGCCTCCCGACTGGACCCTCCCTTTTGAGATTATGTGTGATGCTTCTAATTATGTTGTTGGGGCTGTCCTTACACAAAGAGTTGACAAGGCTGCCCATGTTATTTATTATGCTTCTAGGATGTTAGATTCTGCACAGTCAAATTACaccaccactgaaaaagaacttctAGTTATTGTTTTTGCTCTTGATAAATTCAAATCATACTTGCTAGGttccaaggttgttgtttttactgATCATGCAGCTTCAAAGTACTTGTTGAAGAAGCCGGAAGAAAAACCGAGATTAATTTGGTGGATGTTATTGCTCCAAGAGTTTAATGTAGAGATTAAAGACAAAAGTGGAGCTGAGAACTTAGTGGCTGATCACTTAAGCAGAATAGAGAGAGATGAATATCCTTTTCCCATCCaggatgactttcctgatgagcaGCTTTTACTTGTGCATGGTATTACTCCTTGGTTTGCTGATATTGTTAATTATCTTGTTGGTGGTGTTTTTCCTACAGGTGCATCCAGGACACAAATCCACAAACTTAAGAGTGatgccaaatattatgtttgggatgatccgTATCTTTGGAAGTTTGGTAATGATCAGGTAATCAGGAGATGTCTCCCCGGTTATGAGATTGCATCCATTTTGAATTTGTCTCATGCATCTCAAGTCGGCGGACATTTTGGTCCTCAAAGGACTGCTAGAAAAGTCCTAGACTCGGGtttttattggcccactatttttaAAGATGCATATGAGGTTTACCGCACTTGTAAAGAGTGCCAGATAGCAGGTACAAATGTCACACGTAAGAGTGAAATGCCTCAGCAGACTATGCTTTTCtgtgaggtatttgatgtatggggaattGACTTCATGGGTCCCTTTCATATATCATTTAGTTTTTTGTACATTTTACTTGCTGTTGATTATGTatcaaagtgggtggaagctatccccactaggactaatgattctagagttgttgcagattttGTCAGGTCTAATATCTTTTGCAGCTTTGGAATACCGCGAGCTATCATAAGTGACCAAAGCACTCATTTCTGTAACCGCACCATAGAAGCTTTGCTCCAGAAGTATGGAGTTGTGCACAGAATTTATAATGCATATCACCCACAAACAAATGGGCAAGTTGAGATCTCTATCGCATCTCGAAAAATgtgattcctcgcgatggtcgcagaaaaaatttaatgttcgaacagagtcgccaccgaactttatttattccaatgaaggaataggaaaatatcgaaaaaacctttaagaaaaattgaataatggtcatcgcgaccatattcgggttcgggagtcgattacgcaaggggaaggtattagcacccctaacgtccgttgtactcaacgggaaccttttagtctaattttctatttgaatgttagttaaatgttatttgctttcttcgagtaattagaattgatgatagatatgggtGAAGACCTCAAAAGGAGAAAAGGGGAGGTTTTTgattagtgtgctcgccaagatctcgcaatctcgtgcctacgtatccttatggtgcaataaggaaatcagagcattcgtagttcggggaactacggttggttggtgtcttttaatgaacggTTGTGTAGAccgcatcctaaaggctaaacgctggcttgtctactctcggcggaggcttaagcgt containing:
- the LOC127080256 gene encoding uncharacterized protein LOC127080256 codes for the protein MNAMQSQGSNQLPAQAVVNPKGPNANVSAISLSSEKVTEPAPKINKKILEVTSELSSPSSVVVETEKNKEKEYVPPVPFPHRVLKNKRIEEGDKERKILDVFRKFAVNIPLLDVIKQVPKYAKFLKDLCTNKRRMKGGERVNLGRNISAFIQPKPHSEKVIGEQNVSAISQHTGLIVQLANRSNAHPAGIVEDVLVQEHSVFHIELISNLVDETYSELFSLDFPSLLGFNDVYSCVDCTDTNICVVCAEIDVALQGDMFPTGEVVVNEVVYAVDALDIPVSPNAPSIEQPPSLELKQLPDNLKYAYLESDEKLPVIISSNLDPDQENKLLQVLKKHKKAIGWTLADIPCISPSMCMHRILLEDGAKTVRQPQRRLNPLILDVVKKEVTKLLQAGIIYPISDSKWVTFRFILHLKIKKRPLSRAHSGIVLGHIISEKGIFVDPAKIDIISTLPYPSCVHEIRSFLGHAAFDFLKKALTSDPIIQPPDWTLPFEIMCDASNYVVGAVLTQRVDKAAHVIYYASRMLDSAQSNYTTTEKELLVIVFALDKFKSYLLGSKVVVFTDHAASKYLLKKPEEKPRLIWWMLLLQEFNVEIKDKSGAENLVADHLSRIERDEYPFPIQDDFPDEQLLLVHGITPWFADIVNYLVGGVFPTGASRTQIHKLKSDAKYYVWDDPYLWKFGNDQVIRRCLPGYEIASILNLSHASQVGGHFGPQRTARKVLDSGFYWPTIFKDAYEVYRTCKECQIAALTFCTKMIITEAPGIRLARSNNLRKAKRKSYNFRVWSRSQIRSAYFPEFRLKLQH